TAATTCTAGAATAGCTAGAATCGATAAGGAGGAATAAACATGGGTCAACGTCGTGGCGGAAGACGCAGAAGAAAAGTATGTTTCTTCTGTGCTAACCATATTGATCACCCTGATTACAAAGATGTTGAATTATTAAAACGATTCATCTCAGAAAAAGGTAAAATTTTACCTCGTCGTGTAACAGGTACTTGTGCGAAACACCAACGTGCTTTAACATTAGCAATTAAACGTGCAAGAATTATGGGCTTATTACCATTTACAGTACAAGACTAATAGTTATCAAAGGTGCATTCTATACAGAATGCACCTTTTTGTTTCACGTGAAACATTTTGATGGTGTTAGAATGGATTGGAATGGTGAATGTGGTATAATATATGATATGAATTGAGGTGTTAATATTAATAAAGAAAAGATTTTAAAACTATTACAGCAATTTCATGAATTGAGTTATAGTTGGCAAATTTATAGTGTGACCGCTATTTATTTGTGTATTACCATCATTGCTTTTGTAATGAAGTGGGAAATTGGTATTCTTTTACTCGTTTTATTTGCATTAATACTTTGTCTCATGGTTTATAATATTAATCGCTTTTTATTTAGTGTTAATGTCGTAGCTAGTAAGTTAGTGATGAACTTAGATAGTATTAAAGAAGATGTGTTTAACCATAATCCGATGGGAATCTTGATGTACGATGATGAACATCGTGTGATATGGGGAAATCACTCTGCTCTATCTATTATCAATAAAAATGATATTGTTGGGAAAAAACTTGACCAAATTTCTGATGAATTCGAAACTGTGCTGGGATTTGATGCTGATTGGCATATCATGCAGTTCGCAGGGAAAATGTATAAAATCGCACATAAACCAAGTCTAAAAGCAATCTATTGGATTGATTTTGAAAAAGAATATGAAATCATAGTGAATAAAAAATATAATCAA
The genomic region above belongs to Aerococcaceae bacterium zg-1292 and contains:
- a CDS encoding 30S ribosomal protein S18; translation: MGQRRGGRRRRKVCFFCANHIDHPDYKDVELLKRFISEKGKILPRRVTGTCAKHQRALTLAIKRARIMGLLPFTVQD